The following DNA comes from Acidimicrobiales bacterium.
ACAACGCCTCCGGCAACTGCGCCTCGAACGCCTGGCGACGTCTGGAGACCATGATCTTCGGGACCAGCACCCCGGCGGCGAGGGCGCCGATGAAGGCGCCGATGCCGAGGACCAGCGCGCTGGTGATGAGGCCGACGAGGACGCTGGCGAGGATCCCACCGCAGCCCACGACGATGACGTACTCGCCCGGCTTGAGGGGGAGGCGGGCCCGTTCGAGCAGCAGCCCGAGCGAGCCGCCGGCGTCGAGCTGGCCCACCATGCGCCCGGCCATCGTGACGGCGCCCTCGGCCAGCGCGTTGCGCCCCTCGGTCACCGCCTCCACCGGAACGTCCCGCTCCCCGAAGGGCAGGTCGAGGATGTCGGCCAGGTCCTGATCGCGCTCGCGCGCCCGGACGAGGAAGCCGACCGTCACCAGCGCCAAGCCGGCGCCGACGACGAGGGCGACGAGGGCGGCGTTCATCGGGCCCGCTCCATCTCGGCCAGCTCACTGGCGCTCGGCACGCGCGTCACCCGCGTCTGGCGCTCCTGGGCCCGGCCCCCGCCCTTGGACTGGAACGACTTGGCCGGGACCTCGACCCCGGCATCGGCCAGCTTGTCGAGGAACTTCGGGCGAAGACCGGTGGCCACCAGCTCGCCGCCGGGCTTCCCGTTGGCCCCCACACCGGGGCGCCAGCGGAAGATCTCCTGCAGGAGGATGATGTCGCCCTCCAGGCCCTGGATCTCGGTGACAGAGGTGACCACCCGCCGCCCGTCGCTGCGGCGATCGAGGTGGACGATGAGGTCGAGGGCGGCGTTGATCTGCTCGCGGATGGCGCGCACGGGCAGGTCGAACCCGGCCATGAGCACCATGGTCTCCAGGCGGCTCAAGGCGTCGCGGGCGCTGTTGGCGTGCACGGTGGTCATCGAGCCCTCGTGGCCCGTGTTCATGGCCTGGAGCATGTCGAGGGCCTCCGGACCGCGGACCTCGCCGACGATGATGCGGTCGGGGCGCATGCGGAGCGAGTTCTTGACGAGGTCGCGGATCCGCACCTCGCCCACGCCCTCCGCATTGGGCGGGCGGGACTCGAGGTTGATCACGTGGGGCTGCTGCAGCTGGAGCTCGGCCGAGTCCTCGATGGTCACGATGCGCTCGCCATCGGGGACGAACGACGACAGCACGTTCAGGTTGGTCGTCTTGCCGGTCCCCGTCCCGCCCGAGACCAGGATGTTCAGCTTTCCGCGGACGCACGCCTCCAGCACGACGGCGAGGTCCAAGGTGAAGGTGCCGAAGTTGATGAGGTCCTTCACCGTGTAGGGGTCGGCAGCGAACTTGCGGATGGTGAGCACCGAGCCGTGGATGGCCAGGGGGGGGATGATGGCATTGACGCGGGAGCCGTCGGGGAGGCGGGCGTCGACCATGGGCGAGCTCTCGTCGATGCGCCGACCCACCGCCGACACGATCTTCTCGATCACCTGGCGGTACTGCGTGTCGTCGGTGAAGGCCAGTTCCGTCGGCTCGATACGCCCGGCCCGCTCGACCCAGATGTCGGCGTAGCCGTTGCACATGATCTCGGTGACCGACTGGTCCTGGAGCAGGGGGTCGAGCGGTCCGTAACCCAGGGTGTCCTGGATCACCTCCTGGACGAACCGGCGTCGCTGGAGCGGCGACACCTGGACCTCCTGGCGCTGGAGGATGCGGTCGAGCGCACCCTTGAGCTCGGCGGTGAGCGCGTCGCCCTTCAGCTTGCCCATCTTGGGCGCGACCTCGGCGAGAACGAGCGCCCGTACCTTGCGCTTCGAGTCCTCCCACGACGTGTTGTCCTGCTTGGGCTTGCCGTGCGCGGCCCGGGCCTTGGCCCGATGGGGCCGGGCGGCCGTGATGTCGGTCCGTTCCTCTTGCTTCTTGTCCTCCGCCTCGAGGGCGGCGAGCCTCTCCGAGAGCTTCATGTGATTCCCTTACCTTCCCTGGTGGGCGGGCTGGCGGCGGAACAGGCGGCGCCCTCGGGCACCGTGCCCGTCGACGACGGCGCCGGCGCTGGCGAACGCCGTCTTGGCTCGGTCGCTCTCGGGGAGCAGCGAGCTGAAACCGTCGAGGATCAACTTGCTGATGGCGGCGTTCGGCGACGACGCGAGCACTGGCGTCCCCAGGTTGATCGAGCGACTGACCTCCTTGGCGTAGGGCAGCACGGCGGCGAAGCCCTGCGGGAACAGCCGCGTCACCTGCGCCACGTCGATGCCCACGTCGGTCTCAGCCTTGTTGAGGAGGAGCTTGATGTTGTCGCTCGGGATCTTGAGTCGCTCGAGGGCTCCGAGGAAGACGCCCATGTTGCGCACGCTCGGCAAGTCGAGCGTGGCCATCGTGAACAGCGTGTCCGACAGGTCGAAGGCGGCGAGCACGATCTCGTTGAGCGCCGACGGCGTGTCGACGACGACGTAGTCGAACCGGGCCCGGGCCGCGTTGATGATGCGGCTCACGTCCACCGGATCGATCCCGTCGGCCTCGGCCGGGTCCTTCGGCGCGGCGAGCACCGAGATCCCCGACTCGTGGGTGACCATGTACTCCTCGAGGTGGTTCTGGAGATCCACCTCGTCGGCGTCCTGGCGCTGGAGGGCGTCGTGGATCGTGTACCGGGGGCGCAGGCGCAGGGCGGTGGAGACCTCGCCGAACTGCAGGTCGAGGTCGATGATGCACGCCCGCTTCCCGCTGTAGTGGCTCAGGAGGAAGGCGAGGTTCGTGGCGATGAAGGTCTTGCCGCAGCCGCCCGTCGCCGACGACATGGTGAACACCTGGCCGAGCGTGTCGCGGGCGGTGCCGTTGACGGACGGAGCGGCGACGGGCTCGTGCGGCGCATGGACCGCCTTCGCCATGTCGAGCACTCGGGTGATGCTCTCGCGGAGCACCTCGTCGTCGGCGGGCAGCTGGACGAGGTCGACGGCGCCGGTGCGGACGATGTCGCGCAGGGCGGCGTCGGGCCGCCGACCGAAGGCGAGGAGGAGCTGCATCGTCGGCAGCTCGTCGTGGATCACCTCGAGGCGGGCCAGCCCGGTGCGGGTGCCCAGGCTGGGGCCGGCGACGAGCAGGTCGAACGGTCCCTCCGCGGCCAGGATGTCGGCGACGACGCCGACCCGGGTGGCGGTGCTGACCTCCGGCCGGGGCCGGAGGTCAGCGACGACACGCTCGAGCTGCTCGGCGAGGGCGCCACTGCGTTCGAGGACGAGGATCTTCGGGTTGCGCATCAGCTGTCCCGGCCCGCTCAGGCGATGTTCTGGGCGTTGTGGCCGGGGGTGACGCCGAGGTTGGGAGCGCCGTCGGCCGACAGCGACATCCAGATGCCCTCGAACGACGCCAGGTAGATGACCTTCTCCGCGTCTCCGGGGTTCACGGCCAGGAGGTACGTGGTGTTCCCGCCCTCGGCGCCGGCCGGCGGGGCGGTGACGGCGAGGACCTCCGCCTGCGACAGGACGAGCTTGGCGAGGGGCGGGCCCTTCACGGCCGCGTTCGGCTGGTGGTCCTTGAACGTGCCGTACACGTTGACCTCGTCGCCGACCTGGGCGTACCCGGCCAGGCCGGGCACGGTGGGCACCTGGACGGCCACCGCCTCCTTGCCGACGGGGACCTTCACCGTCGGCGCCGCAGCCGGAGCCGGCTGCGCCCCCGTCGCCGAGGTCGAGGCGGCCGGCGCCGACGCGGCGACCTTGCTGTCCTCATCGTCACGCAGGACGAGGAAGGTCAGGGCGGCGCCGACGACGAAGACGGCTGCGCCGATGGCGATAAGGGCGGTGGAGCGGTTGCGGGCCATGCGTCCTCCGATTGCAGAGTTGGGTCCGGGATCGGCCAAAGGAGTCTTCGGCAGCCCAATCCGGGATCTGCATGGACCGGGGGGACCCTTTGCGATTGGTCATTTGTGGCTAGCCACGACCAGCCGGCACGACGCCACCAGGGCTACGGCGGTCCAGGCGCGTCGCCGCCAAATGAGCCGATCGGGCTATGGAGACTCGCTCCCCATCGCGCCGATAGTCCCCGACAGGCGACGCAGGTGACAGGAGAAGAACGGCGTGATCTTCCATAGGGGGCCGAAAGGGACGGGCCGGTCAGGACCCGATCAGCGGGGGAGCGTCCTCGTCGAGTTCGCCTTCGTGTTCGTCCTGTTCATGCTCGTGATCTACGCACTCATCAGCTTCGGCATGATCCTGGCCGCCAAGAGCAGCATCACCCATGCCGCCGCCGAAGGAGCCCGCGCCGCCGTGGGCGCCGTCGACGACCCGCTGACGATCGGGGTCGACGAGAGAGTCGAGAGGGCCAAGAGCCGCGTGGCCCAGAGCCTCAGCTGGTTCGGCGCCAAGTACCAGCCCGGGGATACGACGGCCACGGTGGCCCGCTGCGAACCGGCGAACCCGCTCAACCTCAGCGACTGCATCACGGTGACAGTCACCTACCCGTACCAGAGCCGCCCGATCGTCCCGCCGGCGCCGGGCCTCGGTCTGGTGACGCCGAACAGCTTCAAGTCGACCGCCGTGGTCGAGCTCACGTAGGGAGAACGGGAACTCATGACCATTCGGGCGCGGCTTCGTCGCAACCTTCGCAACGAGCACGGTGCCATCCTGGTGATGGCCGTGCCCGGTCTGGTGTTGGCCGTGCTGGCCATGTCGCTGTCGATCGACGTCGGCCGTCAGGTGTTCGAGAAGCGCGACGACCAGTCGGTCGCCGACCTGGCCGCCCTCGACGCGGCACGGAGCCTGGCCGCCGTGCCGGCCCCGAGCAACCCGTCGGCCGCCGCCCAGTCTGCGGCCGAGAAGTCGGCGGTCCGCAACGGCTTCGACCTGGCCGAGGCCGGGAGCGCCCTCACCACAGAGGTGGGCTGGGTCGACCCCAGCCGCGTCTTCCATCTCGCCGGGGCCAGTGACGCCGTGCGGGTGACCGTCACGTCGAACATGGACTACATCTTCATCCCCGGCAAGAAGACGCTGCGCGCGGTGGCCGTGGCTACGGTCGAGGGCGGACTCATCTCCACCGTCACGACCACGACGACCACGACGCCGACGACGACCGCCTCCACGACGTCGACGACTCTCGCCACCACCCCG
Coding sequences within:
- a CDS encoding TadE/TadG family type IV pilus assembly protein → MIFHRGPKGTGRSGPDQRGSVLVEFAFVFVLFMLVIYALISFGMILAAKSSITHAAAEGARAAVGAVDDPLTIGVDERVERAKSRVAQSLSWFGAKYQPGDTTATVARCEPANPLNLSDCITVTVTYPYQSRPIVPPAPGLGLVTPNSFKSTAVVELT
- a CDS encoding AAA family ATPase, with protein sequence MRNPKILVLERSGALAEQLERVVADLRPRPEVSTATRVGVVADILAAEGPFDLLVAGPSLGTRTGLARLEVIHDELPTMQLLLAFGRRPDAALRDIVRTGAVDLVQLPADDEVLRESITRVLDMAKAVHAPHEPVAAPSVNGTARDTLGQVFTMSSATGGCGKTFIATNLAFLLSHYSGKRACIIDLDLQFGEVSTALRLRPRYTIHDALQRQDADEVDLQNHLEEYMVTHESGISVLAAPKDPAEADGIDPVDVSRIINAARARFDYVVVDTPSALNEIVLAAFDLSDTLFTMATLDLPSVRNMGVFLGALERLKIPSDNIKLLLNKAETDVGIDVAQVTRLFPQGFAAVLPYAKEVSRSINLGTPVLASSPNAAISKLILDGFSSLLPESDRAKTAFASAGAVVDGHGARGRRLFRRQPAHQGR
- a CDS encoding CpaF family protein, yielding MKLSERLAALEAEDKKQEERTDITAARPHRAKARAAHGKPKQDNTSWEDSKRKVRALVLAEVAPKMGKLKGDALTAELKGALDRILQRQEVQVSPLQRRRFVQEVIQDTLGYGPLDPLLQDQSVTEIMCNGYADIWVERAGRIEPTELAFTDDTQYRQVIEKIVSAVGRRIDESSPMVDARLPDGSRVNAIIPPLAIHGSVLTIRKFAADPYTVKDLINFGTFTLDLAVVLEACVRGKLNILVSGGTGTGKTTNLNVLSSFVPDGERIVTIEDSAELQLQQPHVINLESRPPNAEGVGEVRIRDLVKNSLRMRPDRIIVGEVRGPEALDMLQAMNTGHEGSMTTVHANSARDALSRLETMVLMAGFDLPVRAIREQINAALDLIVHLDRRSDGRRVVTSVTEIQGLEGDIILLQEIFRWRPGVGANGKPGGELVATGLRPKFLDKLADAGVEVPAKSFQSKGGGRAQERQTRVTRVPSASELAEMERAR
- a CDS encoding RcpC/CpaB family pilus assembly protein; translation: MARNRSTALIAIGAAVFVVGAALTFLVLRDDEDSKVAASAPAASTSATGAQPAPAAAPTVKVPVGKEAVAVQVPTVPGLAGYAQVGDEVNVYGTFKDHQPNAAVKGPPLAKLVLSQAEVLAVTAPPAGAEGGNTTYLLAVNPGDAEKVIYLASFEGIWMSLSADGAPNLGVTPGHNAQNIA